A single region of the Rattus rattus isolate New Zealand chromosome 8, Rrattus_CSIRO_v1, whole genome shotgun sequence genome encodes:
- the LOC116907428 gene encoding olfactory receptor 7G2-like: MCNMEVKNKSVVLDIFLRGLTDDTELQPFIFGFFLCMYLITIFGNLLIILAINCDSHLHTPMYFFLCHLSFNDMYLISITVPKMLWNIQTQDHRITFAGCLSQGCFVAVCVIFESFLLGIMAYDRYIAICFPLRYTVLMNPCFCVILVLITLFISIVNGLLHSLMVLHLTFCTDLEILHFFCEIAQILKLACSDSLINNILIFATASIFAGVPLLGIILSYFHIISTVLKMPSSEGKYKAFSTCGSHLSVVSLFYGTGFGVYITSNVIDAPQKIAVASVMYSVVPPMLNPFVYSLKNGDIKEALKKVLARLLFCHV; the protein is encoded by the coding sequence ATGTGTAACATGgaagttaaaaacaaatcagtggttttggatatttttcttcgTGGACTCACAGATGATACAGAGCTGCAGCCCTTCATCTTTGgcttttttctgtgtatgtactTGATTACCATCTTTGGAAATCTTCTTATAATATTGGCCATCAACTGTGACTCTcacctccacacccccatgtatttctttctctgtcatcttTCCTTTAATGACATGTATTTAATTAGCATCACAGTCCCAAAGATGTTGTGGAATATACaaacacaggatcacagaatcacttTTGCTGGCTGCCTCAGCCAGGGATGCTTTGTGGCTGTTTGTGTCATCTTTGAGTCTTTTCTCCTTGGAAtaatggcctatgaccgctatatAGCCATTTGTTTTCCATTAAGATACACAGTCCTCATGAATCCCTGCTTCTGTGTTATTCTGGTTCTTATCACTTTATTTATTAGTATTGTAAATGGTCTGCTGCATAGTTTGATGGTACTGCACTTGACCTTCTGCACAGACCTGGAAATCCTCCACTTCTTCTGTGAAATTGCACAAATCCTCAAGCTTGCCTGTTCTGATAGCCTCATCAACAACATCTTGATATTTGCTACAGCTTCTATTTTTGCTGGTGTTCCTCTGCTTGgaataattttatcttattttcacATTATTTCTACAGTATTGAAAATGCCATCATCAGAAGGAAAGTACAAAGCCTTTTCTACTTGTGGGTCTCATTTGTCAGTTGTTTCCTTGTTCTATGGGACAGGATTTGGTGTATACATTACCTCAAATGTAATTGATGCACCACAAAAGATTGCTGTGGCTTCAGTTATGTATTCTGTAGTTCCTCCAATGTTGAATCCCTTTGTCTATAGTTTAAAGAATGGGGATATAAAGGAGGCACTGAAGAAAGTTCTTGCTAGGCTTCTCTTCTGTCATGTATGA